The following are from one region of the Microbacterium paraoxydans genome:
- a CDS encoding FAD-dependent oxidoreductase: protein MVDHDVLVVGGGPVGLLLACLVAQDGRRVRVYERRTDQGTQTRAIGIHRPGLDALDAAGVGTEVRSEALRLFGGEVRSRGRRLAALTFPSERPILTLAQPRTEELLRGRLRALQPDALQSGRTVRSLRDEGPFVRAGIDDEHGCRQETASIVIVADGVRSPFRTAFGAGWDPRSGSADYAMLDVDAPQADDRAVLYFEPDGLVESFPLPGGRHRWVVREDRGRTVASAAELAGLVEQRTGHALDVDPAAPVSSFRAAQHAARRLHRGRIVLLGDAAHEVSPIGGQGMNLGWADALRLRDALRRTDRGAVPVLDGFAREVWRTTRKAHRRSAFFMAMGAPAIAPVVVVREGLVGVLGSSALRGWTTGLITMRGL, encoded by the coding sequence ATGGTCGACCATGACGTCCTCGTGGTCGGGGGCGGTCCGGTCGGGCTGCTCCTCGCCTGCCTCGTGGCGCAGGACGGCCGCCGGGTGCGGGTGTACGAGCGTCGCACGGACCAGGGTACGCAGACGCGCGCGATCGGGATCCACCGTCCGGGGCTCGATGCCCTCGATGCCGCCGGGGTGGGCACCGAGGTGCGCTCCGAGGCGCTCCGGCTGTTCGGCGGTGAGGTCCGCAGTCGCGGGCGGCGGCTCGCCGCCCTGACCTTCCCGTCCGAACGTCCGATCCTCACGCTCGCGCAGCCGCGCACCGAGGAACTGCTGCGAGGCCGCCTCCGGGCGCTGCAACCGGATGCGCTGCAGTCCGGTCGCACCGTCAGGTCTCTCCGTGACGAGGGGCCTTTCGTGCGGGCCGGGATCGACGACGAGCACGGGTGCCGCCAAGAGACGGCGTCGATCGTGATCGTCGCCGACGGCGTGCGGAGTCCTTTCCGGACGGCGTTCGGTGCCGGCTGGGACCCGCGGTCGGGGAGCGCGGACTACGCGATGCTCGACGTCGATGCCCCGCAGGCCGACGATCGCGCCGTGCTGTACTTCGAGCCGGACGGCCTCGTCGAGTCCTTCCCCTTGCCGGGCGGGCGGCACCGCTGGGTGGTGCGCGAAGACCGTGGCAGGACGGTGGCATCGGCTGCTGAGCTGGCAGGCCTCGTCGAGCAGCGGACGGGGCACGCTCTCGACGTGGACCCCGCCGCGCCCGTGTCGTCGTTCCGCGCGGCCCAGCACGCCGCGCGGCGGCTGCATCGCGGACGGATCGTCCTGCTCGGGGACGCCGCGCACGAGGTGAGCCCGATCGGCGGTCAGGGCATGAACCTGGGCTGGGCGGATGCGCTCCGGCTGCGGGACGCGTTGCGCCGGACCGACCGGGGCGCCGTCCCCGTCCTGGACGGCTTCGCCCGGGAGGTATGGCGGACCACGCGGAAGGCGCATCGTCGTTCCGCGTTCTTCATGGCGATGGGGGCTCCGGCTATCGCGCCGGTCGTCGTCGTCCGGGAGGGGCTGGTCGGCGTGCTCGGCTCCTCAGCACTGCGCGGGTGGACGACCGGCCTCATCACGATGCGCGGCCTGTGA
- a CDS encoding methyltransferase domain-containing protein — MSVDLSARAADLVELMDDPDADEEALGRTYRRFSAVNAVVSRPGRLYRRDIRPRAAAGRPLRILDIGAGGGDLCRDLVRRLRRDGLRADITALDADERAIRWASAHDDGAGIRYRHAFSSDLVAAGETYDIVLSNHVLHHLDAAALHAVLADSRALVGDRGLVSHHDIARSRLAYGAFAAGTWPFARNLLAGSFIRVDGLLSIRRSYTPQELAAVAPSDWEVRSHLPARLELRWEGADGRP; from the coding sequence GTGAGCGTGGATCTGTCGGCGCGCGCCGCCGACCTCGTCGAGCTCATGGACGACCCCGACGCGGACGAGGAGGCGCTCGGCCGCACGTACCGGCGCTTCAGCGCCGTCAACGCGGTCGTCTCACGCCCCGGGCGGCTGTATCGACGCGACATCCGCCCCCGGGCGGCGGCAGGGCGTCCGCTGCGCATCCTCGACATCGGCGCCGGCGGGGGAGACCTGTGTCGCGACCTCGTCCGGAGACTGCGACGCGATGGCCTCCGGGCCGACATCACTGCTCTGGACGCCGACGAGCGCGCGATCCGCTGGGCCTCGGCACACGACGACGGTGCGGGGATCCGCTATCGTCACGCATTCTCCAGCGACCTCGTGGCGGCGGGCGAGACCTATGACATCGTCCTCTCCAACCACGTCCTCCATCACCTCGACGCCGCAGCGTTGCACGCGGTGCTCGCCGACTCGCGTGCGCTGGTGGGCGACCGCGGACTCGTCTCCCACCACGACATCGCCCGCAGCCGTCTGGCGTATGGGGCGTTCGCGGCCGGGACCTGGCCGTTCGCGCGGAACCTCCTCGCCGGGTCCTTCATCCGGGTCGACGGTCTCCTGAGCATCCGCCGCTCGTACACTCCCCAGGAACTCGCGGCCGTCGCCCCGTCGGACTGGGAGGTGCGGTCGCACCTGCCCGCACGACTCGAGCTGCGCTGGGAGGGCGCAGATGGTCGACCATGA
- a CDS encoding type III polyketide synthase, with protein sequence MSRPPVLRSLQTIVPETVLVQEQVRDVFAAQPGLGRLAQRIVATSFNVSGIDTRHTVIAELAEDAAPDEPLFYDRGSGRLLAPGTKARNDVYTREASRLFVEAARRALEADPDLDPADVTHVITVSCTGFHAPGPEYEIVRGLGLSDAVQRYHLGFMGCYASMPALRAAAQFCAADENAVVLVVSVELCTLHLRSSEDPDTIVASSLFADGAAAGIVTARDLPTAVPALRLDGFHTAIVPEGVDDMAWTIGDSGFEMILSTAVPQIIGESIIGALAPLYGREEGLAEAFAAGRVGDRVRHWAIHPGGRSILDRVQERMALSDGQLRPARETLREFGNMSSATVLFVLKRILEQEGAEAGDRVAAMAFGPGLTAESALLTVVAPAP encoded by the coding sequence ATGAGTCGACCGCCCGTGCTCCGATCGCTGCAGACGATCGTCCCCGAGACCGTCCTCGTGCAGGAGCAGGTGCGCGACGTCTTCGCCGCGCAGCCCGGGCTGGGACGGCTGGCGCAGCGCATCGTGGCGACGTCGTTCAACGTCTCCGGCATCGACACACGGCACACCGTGATCGCGGAGCTGGCCGAAGACGCCGCCCCGGACGAGCCGCTGTTCTATGACCGCGGCTCGGGACGGCTGTTGGCGCCGGGCACGAAGGCGCGCAATGACGTCTACACGCGCGAGGCGTCCCGTCTCTTCGTCGAGGCAGCGCGCCGCGCCCTCGAGGCGGACCCCGACCTGGACCCGGCGGACGTGACGCACGTCATCACGGTCTCCTGTACGGGCTTCCACGCCCCGGGACCCGAATACGAGATCGTGCGCGGGCTCGGCCTGTCCGACGCCGTCCAGCGGTACCACCTGGGCTTCATGGGCTGCTACGCCTCGATGCCGGCTCTCCGCGCGGCCGCACAGTTCTGCGCGGCCGATGAGAACGCGGTCGTCCTCGTCGTCAGTGTCGAACTGTGCACGCTGCACCTGCGCTCCTCCGAGGATCCGGACACCATCGTGGCCTCCTCCCTGTTCGCCGACGGGGCTGCCGCAGGGATCGTGACGGCACGGGACCTGCCCACGGCCGTCCCCGCGCTCCGGCTCGACGGCTTCCACACCGCGATCGTGCCGGAGGGTGTCGACGACATGGCCTGGACGATCGGCGACTCCGGTTTCGAGATGATCCTGTCGACCGCCGTCCCGCAGATCATCGGCGAGTCGATCATCGGGGCACTGGCGCCGCTCTACGGGCGGGAGGAGGGGCTGGCGGAGGCCTTCGCCGCCGGGCGGGTGGGCGACCGGGTGCGCCACTGGGCGATCCACCCGGGAGGGCGGAGCATCCTCGACCGCGTGCAGGAGCGGATGGCCCTGAGCGACGGGCAGCTGCGACCCGCGCGCGAGACGCTCCGCGAGTTCGGGAACATGTCGAGCGCGACCGTGCTGTTCGTGCTGAAGCGCATCCTCGAACAGGAGGGCGCGGAGGCCGGCGACCGCGTGGCGGCGATGGCCTTCGGACCTGGCCTCACCGCCGAGAGCGCGCTGCTGACAGTCGTCGCTCCCGCACCGTGA
- a CDS encoding CYTH domain-containing protein, which yields MTEPSRTVEVERKYDVDEGTPLPDWTAIPGVDAVSPGEHRALDARYLDTADGTLARAGVAVRRRSGGPDEGWHIKGPRQGDGRVEQGWPLGGEEVPTAVRAAIAAWTTAPLEPLARIENDRTAYLLTGPDGVVAEFVDDRVRATDLRGGTRRAWREWEVELGPAAPSDDAGRAAFFAAIERAVRAAGGREAGSDSKLARALGF from the coding sequence ATGACTGAGCCCTCTCGCACCGTCGAGGTCGAGCGCAAGTACGACGTCGACGAGGGGACGCCCCTGCCCGACTGGACGGCGATCCCCGGAGTCGATGCGGTCTCGCCCGGTGAGCACCGCGCTCTCGACGCCCGCTATCTGGACACCGCGGATGGAACGCTGGCCCGTGCCGGCGTCGCGGTGCGCCGTCGCTCCGGCGGACCGGACGAGGGCTGGCACATCAAGGGCCCGCGGCAGGGCGACGGCCGGGTCGAACAGGGCTGGCCCCTCGGTGGCGAGGAGGTGCCGACGGCGGTGCGCGCAGCGATCGCCGCCTGGACGACCGCGCCGCTGGAGCCGCTCGCACGCATCGAGAACGACCGGACGGCCTACCTCCTCACCGGACCGGACGGCGTCGTGGCGGAGTTCGTCGACGACCGTGTGCGCGCGACCGATCTGCGCGGCGGAACACGTCGGGCGTGGCGGGAATGGGAGGTCGAACTCGGACCGGCGGCTCCGTCCGACGACGCCGGTCGCGCGGCGTTCTTCGCGGCGATCGAGCGCGCCGTGCGGGCGGCGGGCGGTCGCGAGGCCGGCTCCGATTCGAAGCTCGCCCGGGCTCTCGGCTTCTAG
- a CDS encoding prepilin peptidase, with the protein MDIRLALVGLVHGGLLAVGILLAVIDARTHRLPNRIVLPTLFLLLLAAAADAVATADTAALGRGLLGALVLGGFYAALRLLSRAGMGGGDVKLALVIGLVLAWHGWGAFLLGASSAFALGAVYALVLLAAGRADRRTRIAFGPWMIAGAVLGVLGG; encoded by the coding sequence ATGGACATCCGTCTCGCCCTCGTCGGTCTCGTGCACGGCGGCCTCCTCGCGGTCGGCATCCTGCTGGCTGTGATCGATGCGCGCACGCACCGGCTCCCGAACCGCATCGTGCTGCCGACCCTGTTCCTGCTGCTCCTGGCGGCGGCCGCCGACGCCGTCGCCACCGCCGACACGGCCGCGCTGGGGCGGGGCCTGCTCGGGGCCCTCGTGCTCGGCGGCTTCTATGCGGCCCTGAGGCTGCTCAGCCGGGCGGGCATGGGCGGAGGCGATGTGAAGCTCGCCCTCGTGATCGGACTCGTCCTCGCCTGGCACGGCTGGGGCGCGTTCCTCCTCGGCGCCTCGTCCGCCTTCGCGCTCGGAGCCGTCTACGCGCTCGTGCTCCTCGCCGCGGGACGGGCCGATCGGAGGACCCGCATCGCCTTCGGCCCGTGGATGATCGCGGGGGCGGTCCTCGGCGTCCTCGGCGGCTGA
- a CDS encoding DNA polymerase Y family protein — MNAPLRVLVLWFPDWPLRAVLGGGPHPPTALVQANTVVACTASARAHGVRIGQRRRVAQGLLSSLQVLPHDAEKDERAFVPVLQLIEKHAPGVTLLRPGLAILRARGIARYHGGEAEAATALSAILAAAGFPEVRVGVADGPFTAEIAARGTASCTVVPPGGSREFLAPYPVQVLRDEQISDLLLRLGVRTLGEFTALAPLDVRDRFGEHGARLQALAAGADSRPLAPRPPDPELARTIEFESPLGGTDQVAFAVRQTADAVMLALADASLVCTEVRIDLTDDDGAVHSRTWLHPTSFDAADLVDRVRWQLEAVAALTASAPVDEARAFGGIVAARLLPVAVDDAAHHQPGLFGSGTDERLHHAVSRVQTMLGHQGVVTAALSGGRWLADRQVLTPWGERPVPPRDPRSPWPGSLPDPLPSEVFRPPRPIGVVAADGSTIDVDDRGALTHDPARIDGAAVQAWAGPWPVHERRWSTGGGKRGHRLQIIDDRDRAWLVFLAGERWWAEGRYR; from the coding sequence ATGAACGCCCCTCTCCGTGTCCTCGTCCTCTGGTTCCCCGACTGGCCGCTGCGAGCGGTGCTGGGCGGAGGGCCGCATCCGCCCACGGCCCTGGTGCAGGCCAACACGGTCGTCGCCTGCACCGCATCCGCTCGCGCGCACGGCGTCCGCATCGGGCAGCGTCGCCGCGTCGCCCAGGGACTCCTCTCCTCGCTGCAGGTCCTCCCCCACGACGCCGAGAAGGACGAGCGTGCCTTCGTCCCGGTGCTGCAGCTCATCGAGAAGCACGCCCCTGGCGTGACGCTGCTGCGCCCCGGCCTCGCGATCCTGCGCGCTCGCGGGATCGCCCGCTATCACGGCGGAGAGGCCGAGGCGGCGACAGCCCTGTCCGCGATCCTCGCCGCTGCCGGCTTCCCCGAAGTGCGTGTCGGCGTCGCCGACGGACCCTTCACCGCCGAGATCGCGGCCCGAGGAACGGCGTCCTGCACGGTCGTGCCCCCGGGCGGCTCCCGCGAGTTCCTGGCCCCCTACCCCGTGCAGGTGCTCCGCGACGAGCAGATCAGCGATCTCCTCCTCCGCCTCGGCGTGCGCACTCTCGGCGAGTTCACCGCGCTCGCCCCTCTCGACGTCCGCGACCGCTTCGGCGAGCACGGTGCCCGCCTGCAGGCCCTCGCCGCCGGCGCCGACTCCCGGCCTCTGGCTCCCCGGCCGCCCGACCCCGAACTGGCCAGGACCATCGAGTTCGAGTCCCCTCTCGGAGGCACCGACCAGGTGGCCTTCGCCGTGCGGCAGACCGCCGATGCCGTGATGCTCGCTCTGGCGGACGCGTCGCTCGTGTGCACCGAGGTGCGGATCGACCTGACCGACGACGACGGCGCCGTCCACTCCCGCACCTGGCTGCACCCGACGAGCTTCGACGCCGCCGACCTCGTGGACCGTGTGCGCTGGCAGCTGGAGGCGGTGGCCGCCCTGACCGCGAGCGCGCCCGTCGACGAGGCGAGGGCATTCGGGGGCATCGTGGCCGCCCGCCTCCTCCCCGTCGCAGTGGATGATGCGGCCCACCATCAACCTGGACTCTTCGGCTCGGGCACCGATGAGCGACTGCATCACGCGGTTTCACGGGTGCAGACCATGCTGGGGCATCAGGGCGTGGTCACCGCCGCCCTCTCCGGAGGGCGCTGGCTCGCCGATCGTCAGGTGCTCACGCCGTGGGGCGAGCGCCCGGTCCCGCCTCGTGATCCGCGGTCCCCCTGGCCGGGGAGCCTTCCCGACCCTCTCCCCTCCGAGGTGTTCCGCCCACCGCGCCCCATCGGCGTCGTCGCCGCGGACGGGAGCACGATCGACGTCGACGATCGTGGCGCCCTCACGCACGACCCCGCCCGCATCGACGGGGCGGCCGTGCAGGCCTGGGCCGGCCCGTGGCCCGTGCATGAACGGCGGTGGAGCACGGGCGGCGGCAAACGAGGACACCGGCTCCAGATCATCGACGACCGCGATCGCGCCTGGCTGGTCTTCCTGGCCGGCGAGCGCTGGTGGGCTGAGGGGAGGTACCGCTGA
- a CDS encoding error-prone DNA polymerase, translating to MGWHNPPLTWDQLERTLSGEPTPEATSAPRGLRPDPGPVSRPRKRVPPALPERPEEAVPYAELHAHSSYSFLDGASSPEDLLAEAERLGLSALALTDHDGFYGAARFAELAELMELRLQTVYGAELSLDLPSAPQGAADPPGTHLLVLARGLEGYHRLSGAITAAQLRGGEKGRPVYDLDELAATADGHWTILTGCRKGAVRQGLEAGDAAAPLHHLVGLFGHDNVSVELFDHGDPLDTRRNDALADLARRMRLPVVATNNVHYARPDQAPLAEAVAAVRAVRSMDELDGWLPAHGGAHLRSGAEMTARFRRYPGAISHGLELAAASAFPLRMARPALPRQDVPPGHTPMSWLRHLVWEAVPSKYPRLDADGRRRIARELDVIEEKDFPGYFLIVHGIVTEARRRGILCQGRGSAAASAVCYLLGITAVDPILYRLPFERFLATTRTEEPDIDVDFDSRRREEIIQWVYREYGRERAAQVANVIQYRPKNAVRDMARALGHSPGQQDSWSRQVDGWGSGLEPVEGHDIPDTVLDYAAELLKAPRHLGIHSGGMVLTARPVGEVVPVEHARMEDRTVIQWDKDDAAFMGLVKFDLLGLGMLAALQHCFDLVREATGEEWTLETLPKEEAGVYDMLCRADSIGVFQVESRAQIGLLPRLQPRRFYDLAIQIALIRPGPIQGGAVHPFVRRKMAKDKVDEANREREARGEPPEEFPIPYPHSDLEDILARTLGIPIFQEQLIQMATAVGDCTADEADLLRRAMGSKRGLEKIEKVRDKLYAGMARRGLVDEAADRIYAQIQAFSNFGFAESHSLSFALLVYASSWLKLHYPAAFLAGLLRSQPMGFYSPATLTADARRHGVEVRRPDLHLSSATETLEPLTPDAAGTTGRDDCLADPQPPVHRFDRSAPDESAAHRRDGRFAVRLGLSGIRGIGVPMAERIVAEREAHGPYRDLHDLVRRTDATAAQLEALATAGAFACLGLERREAIWLAGAAAEDRARFLPGTTVAVQPPLFADQTSYERLSADLWATGISTDDHPMTHFRDDLRARGVLTAADLQRHETGRRVEVAGLVTHRQRPATAAGVTFVNLEDESGLVNVICSTGVWGRFGRIARESPALIIRGILERSPEGVVNVLADAFEDLRTGVMHRSRDFR from the coding sequence ATGGGCTGGCACAATCCGCCGTTGACCTGGGATCAGCTCGAACGCACCCTCAGCGGAGAGCCCACTCCCGAAGCGACCTCCGCACCGCGGGGGCTCCGCCCGGATCCCGGACCGGTGAGTCGTCCGCGGAAGCGCGTCCCCCCGGCCCTCCCGGAGCGTCCGGAGGAGGCGGTGCCCTATGCCGAGCTGCACGCGCACTCGTCCTACTCCTTCCTCGACGGGGCGTCCTCCCCCGAGGACCTCCTCGCGGAGGCCGAGCGTCTCGGCCTGAGCGCGCTCGCCCTCACCGACCACGACGGGTTCTACGGCGCCGCGCGCTTCGCCGAGCTGGCGGAGCTCATGGAGCTGCGGCTGCAGACCGTCTACGGCGCCGAGCTCTCCCTCGACCTGCCCTCCGCTCCGCAGGGGGCCGCCGATCCGCCGGGCACGCATCTGCTCGTGCTCGCCCGGGGCCTCGAGGGGTACCACCGCCTGTCGGGAGCGATCACCGCGGCCCAGCTCCGCGGCGGGGAGAAGGGGCGCCCGGTCTACGACCTCGACGAGCTCGCGGCGACCGCCGACGGGCACTGGACGATCCTCACCGGCTGCCGCAAGGGGGCGGTACGACAGGGGCTGGAGGCCGGAGACGCGGCCGCGCCGCTGCACCATCTCGTCGGACTTTTCGGACACGACAATGTCTCCGTCGAGCTCTTCGACCACGGCGATCCGCTGGACACCCGGCGCAACGACGCCCTCGCCGACCTCGCCCGCCGGATGCGGCTGCCCGTCGTGGCGACCAACAACGTGCACTACGCCCGCCCGGACCAGGCCCCTCTCGCCGAGGCGGTGGCCGCGGTCCGCGCGGTCCGGAGCATGGACGAGCTCGACGGCTGGCTGCCGGCCCATGGCGGCGCGCACCTGCGCAGCGGGGCGGAGATGACGGCGCGCTTCCGGCGGTACCCCGGTGCGATCTCGCACGGCCTGGAGCTGGCCGCGGCCTCGGCCTTCCCACTTCGGATGGCCCGCCCCGCCCTCCCCCGTCAGGACGTCCCGCCGGGGCACACGCCGATGAGCTGGCTGCGGCACCTGGTCTGGGAGGCGGTCCCGTCGAAGTACCCGCGGCTGGACGCGGACGGCCGCCGACGCATCGCCCGCGAGCTCGACGTGATCGAGGAGAAGGACTTCCCCGGGTACTTCCTCATCGTGCACGGCATCGTGACGGAGGCCCGGCGACGCGGCATCCTCTGCCAGGGCCGGGGTTCGGCGGCGGCGAGCGCGGTCTGCTATCTGCTGGGCATCACCGCGGTCGACCCGATCCTCTACCGTCTCCCCTTCGAGCGCTTCCTCGCCACCACCCGCACGGAGGAGCCGGACATCGACGTGGACTTCGACTCACGGCGACGGGAGGAGATCATCCAGTGGGTCTACCGGGAGTACGGAAGGGAGCGGGCAGCCCAGGTGGCGAACGTCATCCAGTACCGGCCGAAGAACGCCGTCCGCGACATGGCCAGAGCCCTGGGGCACTCTCCAGGACAGCAGGACTCCTGGTCACGGCAGGTGGACGGCTGGGGATCAGGGCTCGAACCCGTGGAGGGCCACGACATCCCCGACACCGTGCTCGACTACGCGGCCGAGCTGCTGAAGGCTCCACGGCATCTGGGGATCCACTCAGGCGGCATGGTGCTCACAGCCCGGCCAGTCGGAGAGGTGGTGCCGGTCGAGCACGCCCGCATGGAGGACCGCACCGTCATCCAGTGGGACAAGGACGACGCCGCCTTCATGGGACTGGTGAAGTTCGATCTGCTCGGTCTGGGCATGCTCGCGGCGCTGCAGCACTGCTTCGACCTGGTCCGGGAGGCGACGGGCGAGGAGTGGACGCTGGAGACCCTGCCGAAGGAGGAGGCCGGCGTCTACGACATGCTCTGCCGGGCCGACTCGATCGGCGTCTTCCAGGTGGAGTCCCGCGCGCAGATCGGGCTGCTCCCCCGGCTGCAGCCGCGACGCTTCTACGACCTCGCCATCCAGATCGCCCTCATCCGCCCCGGCCCCATCCAGGGCGGCGCCGTGCACCCGTTCGTCCGTCGGAAGATGGCGAAGGACAAGGTGGACGAGGCGAACCGGGAACGGGAGGCCAGGGGCGAGCCCCCGGAGGAGTTCCCCATCCCCTACCCGCACAGCGACCTCGAGGACATCCTCGCGCGGACACTCGGCATCCCCATCTTCCAGGAGCAGCTCATCCAGATGGCCACGGCCGTCGGCGACTGCACGGCCGACGAGGCCGATCTGCTGCGCCGGGCGATGGGATCGAAGCGGGGTCTGGAGAAGATCGAGAAGGTCAGGGACAAGCTGTACGCCGGGATGGCCCGCCGCGGGCTCGTCGATGAGGCCGCCGACCGGATCTACGCGCAGATTCAGGCGTTCTCGAACTTCGGCTTCGCCGAGTCCCATTCCCTGTCCTTCGCCCTACTCGTCTACGCGAGCTCGTGGTTGAAGCTGCACTATCCGGCCGCCTTCCTCGCGGGCCTGCTGCGGTCGCAGCCGATGGGCTTCTACTCCCCCGCGACCCTCACGGCGGATGCCCGTCGGCACGGCGTGGAGGTCCGTCGCCCGGATCTCCATCTCTCCTCCGCCACCGAGACCCTCGAACCCCTCACGCCGGACGCCGCAGGGACGACCGGGAGAGACGACTGCCTGGCCGACCCGCAGCCGCCCGTGCACCGCTTCGACCGGAGCGCACCGGACGAGTCCGCGGCGCACCGGCGGGACGGACGGTTCGCGGTGCGCCTGGGACTCAGCGGCATCCGCGGGATCGGCGTGCCGATGGCGGAGCGCATCGTCGCCGAGCGGGAGGCACACGGTCCCTACCGCGATCTGCACGACCTCGTGCGCCGGACCGACGCGACGGCCGCTCAGTTGGAGGCCCTCGCCACCGCCGGAGCCTTCGCGTGCCTCGGGTTGGAGCGCCGGGAGGCCATCTGGCTCGCCGGGGCCGCCGCGGAAGACCGCGCCCGTTTCCTCCCGGGGACCACGGTGGCGGTGCAGCCGCCGCTGTTCGCCGACCAGACCAGCTACGAGCGCCTCTCGGCCGACCTCTGGGCGACCGGCATCTCGACCGACGACCACCCGATGACGCACTTCCGCGACGACCTCCGGGCTCGCGGCGTCCTGACGGCCGCGGACCTGCAGCGGCATGAGACCGGACGACGCGTCGAGGTGGCCGGTCTCGTCACCCATCGACAACGACCCGCCACGGCCGCCGGCGTCACCTTCGTCAACCTCGAGGATGAGAGCGGGTTGGTGAACGTGATCTGCTCGACGGGGGTCTGGGGTCGGTTCGGTCGTATCGCCCGAGAGTCCCCAGCGCTCATCATCCGCGGCATCCTCGAGCGCTCACCGGAGGGGGTCGTCAATGTGCTCGCCGACGCCTTCGAAGACCTCCGCACGGGGGTCATGCACCGCTCGCGGGACTTCCGATGA
- a CDS encoding DUF72 domain-containing protein, whose amino-acid sequence MTRKSGQGRVRIGVSGWRYARWRGDFYPRGLPQRRELEHIGSHFPTVELNGSFYSLQRPESYRRWAASVPDDFVFAVKGSRYVSHMLRLRNVEQALANFFASGVLALGPRLGPILWQLPARQHFDAEIVEAFLDTLPQTAAEALSLARRHDERLQDRTWLEIDADRPLRYALEPRSDSFADPSSLGLLQEHGTSLVIADTAGKWPRFDALTADFVYIRLHGAQMLYHSAYTEEELREWARLIRGWADGTGADDGKPRDVFVYFDNDARGHAPHDALALSALVTDLVTDTPS is encoded by the coding sequence GTGACGAGGAAGAGCGGGCAGGGCCGGGTACGCATCGGCGTCTCCGGGTGGCGGTACGCCCGGTGGCGCGGCGACTTCTACCCGCGCGGCCTGCCGCAGCGTCGAGAGCTCGAGCACATCGGATCGCACTTCCCCACCGTCGAGCTCAACGGCTCGTTCTACTCGCTGCAGCGGCCCGAGAGCTACCGCCGGTGGGCGGCGAGCGTTCCCGACGACTTCGTGTTCGCGGTCAAGGGCTCCCGCTACGTCAGCCACATGCTGCGGCTGCGCAACGTCGAACAGGCGCTGGCCAACTTCTTCGCCTCGGGCGTCCTCGCCCTCGGTCCCCGGCTCGGCCCGATCCTCTGGCAGCTCCCCGCGCGGCAGCATTTCGACGCCGAGATCGTGGAGGCGTTCCTCGACACCCTCCCGCAGACGGCGGCGGAGGCTCTCTCCCTCGCCCGGCGGCATGACGAGCGGCTGCAGGACCGGACGTGGCTGGAGATCGATGCCGACCGCCCGCTCCGCTACGCCCTCGAACCGCGTTCCGATTCCTTCGCCGACCCGTCGAGCCTTGGCCTCCTGCAGGAGCACGGAACCTCCCTCGTCATCGCCGACACCGCCGGGAAGTGGCCGCGGTTCGACGCCCTCACCGCGGACTTCGTCTACATCCGTCTCCACGGCGCGCAGATGCTCTACCACAGCGCCTACACCGAGGAGGAGCTGCGGGAGTGGGCGAGGCTCATCCGCGGGTGGGCCGACGGGACCGGAGCCGACGACGGGAAGCCGCGCGACGTCTTCGTGTACTTCGACAACGACGCCCGCGGGCACGCACCCCACGACGCCCTGGCGTTGAGCGCCCTCGTGACGGACCTCGTGACGGACACGCCCTCCTGA
- a CDS encoding NADPH-dependent FMN reductase has translation MTHRIGYLIGSLASDSINRVLATALVRLAPPDLELVEIPIRDLPLYNRDDELEPVAAVTAFKSAVEGADGLLLVSPEYNRSIPGALKNAIDWGSRPWGHNSFARKPTGIIGASTGAIGTAVMQSSMRSVLSFLNAPQLNAPEAYITFRPEVFGPDGQVHDADTEKFVAHYMEEYAAFVERVLSLTAPGHVGDR, from the coding sequence ATGACCCATCGGATCGGCTACCTCATCGGCAGCCTCGCATCGGACTCCATCAACCGCGTCCTGGCGACGGCGCTCGTGCGGCTCGCCCCGCCGGACCTGGAACTCGTGGAGATCCCGATCCGCGACCTCCCCCTCTACAACCGCGACGACGAACTCGAACCGGTCGCTGCGGTCACCGCGTTCAAGAGTGCGGTCGAGGGGGCGGACGGGCTGCTGCTCGTGTCGCCGGAGTACAACCGCTCCATCCCCGGGGCGTTGAAGAACGCCATCGACTGGGGCTCGCGACCCTGGGGGCACAACTCGTTCGCACGAAAGCCCACGGGCATCATCGGCGCCTCGACCGGAGCGATCGGCACCGCGGTCATGCAGTCGTCGATGCGGAGCGTGCTGAGCTTCCTCAATGCGCCGCAGCTGAACGCCCCGGAGGCGTACATCACGTTCCGGCCCGAGGTGTTCGGCCCCGACGGGCAGGTGCACGACGCCGACACTGAGAAGTTCGTCGCGCACTACATGGAGGAGTACGCGGCGTTCGTCGAGCGGGTGCTGTCGCTCACCGCTCCGGGTCACGTCGGCGACCGGTAG